The following proteins are encoded in a genomic region of Oncorhynchus gorbuscha isolate QuinsamMale2020 ecotype Even-year linkage group LG11, OgorEven_v1.0, whole genome shotgun sequence:
- the LOC124049136 gene encoding G protein-coupled receptor kinase 5-like isoform X1 codes for MEIDSMVANSALIRARGGGGGKGRSWKWKDMLRFPHISQCMELAKTLERDYYSLCVKQPIGRQLFRLFCQSKPELRHCNSLLDKMGEYEVKSDEEKRSFGMQIINKFLSRQSSECVQVVERYGERCRESLEEQHSREVFIDCTDDLHEYLSGAPFLQYQQSMYFDRFLQWKMVERQPVTKHIFRQYRLLGKGGFGEVWAFQARASGKMYACKKLEKTHVKKGKGEAMALNEKQILETLNSRFVVSLAYAYETKQSLCLVLTIMNGGDLRFHIYNMGTSGLEQDRVQFYAAEVCCGLHHLHQMNIVYRDLKPENILLDDNGHIRISDLGLAVTLSEGNLVRGRVGTLGYMAPEVIGNDYYGLSPDWWGLGCLVYEMTAGRSPFKRKGERLIGKEMERRIQEEEEEYGKIFSNETKDFCRLLLTKDPRDRLGCQGSGVYGIKSHPFFRTINFRRLEAGVIEPPFKPDPRAVYCQDVQDIDEFSTVKGVILGRADNDFYIKFNTGSVAIPWQTEMIEMGCFKELNVFEPQGSRPPDLDWTQTPAPVSPKRSLLDRLFRRHHSEESGSRRYKSDSNTMDSASLLSTTI; via the exons ATGGAGATAGATAGTATGGTGGCGAACAGCGCACTCATCAGAGCCAGAGGAG gTGGAGGGGGAAAAGGCAGGAGTTGGAAATGGAAAGACATGCTGCGCTTCCCTCACATCAGCCAGTGTATGGAGCTGGCAAAAACCCtcg agcgAGACTACTACAGTCTGTGTGTGAAGCAGCCTATCGGCAGACAACTATTCCGTCTCTTCTGTCAGAGCAAACCTGAGCTGCGGCACTGCAACTCCCTATTGGACAAAATG GGGGAGTATGAGGTGAAGTcagatgaggagaagaggagtttTGGCATGCAAATCATTAACAAGTTCCTCAGTAGACAG TCATCTGAGTGTGTACAGGTAGTAGAGCGCTATGGTGAGAGGTGTAGGGAGAGTCTGGAGGAGCAGCACAGTAGAGAAGTCTTCATTGACTGcacaga TGACCTCCATGAGTACCTGAGCGGTGCCCCCTTCCTTCAGTACCAGCAGAGCATGTACTTTGACCGTTTCCTGCAGTGGAAGATGGTAGAGAG ACAGCCTGTTACCAAACACATCTTCAGACAGTACAGGTTGCTTGGCAAGGGAGGCTTCGGGGAG gTGTGGGCATTCCAGGCACGTGCCTCTGGGAAGATGTATGCATGTAAGAAGCTGGAGAAGACTCATGtgaagaaggggaaaggagaggccATGGCCCTCAATGAGAAACAGATACTAGAGACACTTAACAGCAGATTTGTG gtcaGTCTGGCGTATGCGTATGAAACcaaacagtctctctgtctggtgctgACCATAATGAACGGAGGAGACCTGCGGTTCCACATCTATAACATGGGTACTTCAGGCCTGGAGCAGGACAGGGTTCAGTTCTATGCTGCTGAGGTCTGCTGTggtctccaccacctccaccagaTGAACATTGTCTACAG GGATCTAAAACCAGAGAACATCCTTCTGGATGACAACG GGCACATCCGTATCTCAGACCTGGGCCTGGCGGTGACACTATCTGAGGGGAATCTGGTACGAGGCAGGGTGGGCACCCTGGGCTACATGG CTCCAGAGGTGATTGGCAACGACTACTACGGGTTGAGCCCTGATTGGTGGGGCCTGGGCTGCCTTGTGTACGAAATGACGGCAGGACGATCCCCATTCAAGAGAAAGGGGGAGCGATTGATaggaaaggagatggagagaaggatacaggaggaggaggaggagtacggAAAGATATTTAGCAACGAGACGAAAGACTTCTGTCGCTTG CTGTTGACTAAAGACCCGAGAGATAGGCTGGGGTGTCAGGGGAGTGGGGTGTATGGGATTAAGTCCCATCCCTTCTTCAGAACcatcaacttcaggaggctggaGGCCGGAGTCATTGAGCCACCCTTCAAACCGGAT CCCAGAGCAGTGTACTGCCAGGATGTTCAGGACATTGATGAGTTctccacagtaaaaggagtcATTTTGGGGAGGGCAGACAACGACTTCTACATCAAGTTTAACACAGGCTCAGTGGCCATACCCTGGCAGACAGAG ATGATAGAGATGGGTTGTTTCAAGGAGCTGAATGTGTTCGAGCCTCAGGGTTCCAGACCCCCTGACCTGGACTGGACCCAGACCCCTGCCCCAGTGAGCCCCAAACGCAGCCTGCTGGACCGCTTATTCCGCAGACAT CATTCAGAGGAGTCAGGCAGCAGAAGATACAAGTCAGACAGCAACACCATGGACTCAGCTAGCCTGCTCAGCACTACAATCTAG
- the LOC124049135 gene encoding set1/Ash2 histone methyltransferase complex subunit ASH2-like, with the protein MASEGEAANASVVEPETGDGDAGFGDLTGNLETESSNGKEAMDPGSEGLDAADTQTGSGDEESGRHQGEVELQCALCMKWFTADTFSIDTATCLPFMTNYVFHCNVCHHSGNTYFLRKQANLKEMCLTALANLTWSSRTQEEHPKTMFSKDKDIIPFIDKYWECMTTRQRPGKLTWPNNLVKTMSKERDVFLVKEHPDPGSKDPEEDYPKFGLLDQDLGNIGPSYDNQKQTTAAPTPGGLNGGPSFSGGLAPGPGKGRGAKRKQQQQQQEGATAGAAKRTRSDPLFSAQRLPPHGYPLEHPFNKDGYRYILAEPDPHAPDPEKLELDCWAGKPIPGDLYRACLYERVLLALHDRAPQLKISDDRLTVTGEKGYSMVRASHGVRKGSWYFEVSIDEMPPDTAARLGWSQPLGNLQAPLGYDKFSYSWRSKKGTRFHQSVGKHYSSGYGQGDTLGFFIELPDGTETAKALPDTYKDKALIKFKSYLYFEEKDYVDKAEKSLKTVTPSRMLFYKNGVNLGLAYENLFEGLYFPAISLYRGCTVSVNFGPLFKHPPKDIKYQPMSDMGWGAVIEHTLADMLYHVETDVDGRRSPPWEG; encoded by the exons ATGGCGTCGGAAGGAGAAGCGGCCAATGCTTCTGTTGTTGAACCAGAGACCGGGGACGG TGATGCTGGATTTGGGGACTTGACAGGCAACCTGGAGACTGAGTCATCGAATGGCAAAGAGGCCATG GATCCGGGTAGTGAGGGTTTGGACGCAGCTGACACCCAGACAGGTTCTGGGGACGAGGAGAGCGGCAGGCACCAGGGAGAGGTGGAGCTGCAGTGTGCTCTCTGTATGAAGTGGTTCACCGCCGACACCTTCAGCATTGACACCGC gacgtGTCTGCCTTTCATGACCAACTATGTTTTCCATTGTAACGTGTGTCATCACAGTGGCAACACCTACTTCCTCCGGAAACAAGCCA ACCTGAAGGAGATGTGTCTGACTGCTCTGGCTAACCTCACATGGAGCTCCAGGACTCAGGAGGAGCACCCCAAGACTATGTTCTCCAAAGACAAG GATATCATCCCGTTCATTGATAAGTACTGGGAGTGTATGACCACCCGACAGAGACCTGGAAAACTTACATGGCCCAACAACCTAGTCAAGACCATG AGTAAAGAGCGGGATGTGTTCTTGGTGAAGGAGCACCCAGACCCAGGCAGTAAGGACCCAGAGGAGGACTACCCCAAGTTTGGCCTGCTGGACCAG GACCTGGGCAACATTGGACCGTCTTACGACAACCAGAAACAGACCACCGCTGCTCCCACTCCTGGAGGGCTCAACG GTGGACCTTCTTTCTCAG gTGGTCTGGCCCCTGGCCCAGGTAAAGGTAGAGGAGCCAAGCgtaagcagcagcagcaacaacaggaGGGCGCCACAGCTGGAGCAGCTAAGAGAACACGCAG tgACCCTCTGTTCTCGGCCCAGCGTCTTCCTCCCCATGGCTACCCTCTGGAGCACCCCTTCAACAAAGATGGCTACCGCTACATCCTAGCAGAGCCGGACCCCCACGCCCCCGACCCAGAGAAACTAGAGCTGGACTGCTGGGCTGGGAAACCCATCCCCGGAGACCTCTACAGAGCCTGTCTCTACGAGAGAGTACTGCTAGCCCTGCACGACAGAG CCCCACAGCTGAAGATCTCAGATGACCGTCTGACAGTGACAGGGGAGAAGGGTTACTCCATGGTCAGAGCCTCCCACGGTGTCAGGAAAGGATCTTGGTACTTTGAGGTCTCCATCGATGAGATGCCCCCGGACACCGCAGCCAGACTGGGCTGGTCTCAGCCTCTGG gtaaCCTGCAAGCCCCCCTGGGCTATGATAAGTTCAGCTACTCATGGCGTAGTAAGAAGGGGACACGGTTCCACCAGTCTGTAGGGAAACACTACTCCTCAGGCTACGGGCAGGGAGACACGCTGGGCTTCTTCATAGAACTACCAGACGGCACTGAGACAGCCAAGGCACTGCCGGACACTTACAAGGACAAG GCGCTGATTAAGTTTAAGAGCTACCTGTACTTTGAGGAGAAGGACTATGTGGACAAGGCAGAGAAGAGCCTGAAGACTGTTACCCCCAGCAGG atGCTGTTCTATAAAAATGGGGTTAATCTGGGTCTGGCCTATGAAAACCTGTTTGAGGGGCTCTActtccctgccatctctctctaccGGGGCTGCACG GTTTCAGTTAACTTTGGACCACTTTTCAAACACCCTCCAAAAGACATCAAGTACCAGCCA ATGAGTGATATGGGCTGGGGAGCGGTGATCGAACATACACTGGCTGACATGTTGTATCACGTAGAGACGGACGTGGACGGACGGCGTAGCCCTCCCTGGGAAGGATAA
- the LOC124049136 gene encoding G protein-coupled receptor kinase 5-like isoform X2: MEIDSMVANSALIRARGGGGGKGRSWKWKDMLRFPHISQCMELAKTLERDYYSLCVKQPIGRQLFRLFCQSKPELRHCNSLLDKMGEYEVKSDEEKRSFGMQIINKFLSRQVVERYGERCRESLEEQHSREVFIDCTDDLHEYLSGAPFLQYQQSMYFDRFLQWKMVERQPVTKHIFRQYRLLGKGGFGEVWAFQARASGKMYACKKLEKTHVKKGKGEAMALNEKQILETLNSRFVVSLAYAYETKQSLCLVLTIMNGGDLRFHIYNMGTSGLEQDRVQFYAAEVCCGLHHLHQMNIVYRDLKPENILLDDNGHIRISDLGLAVTLSEGNLVRGRVGTLGYMAPEVIGNDYYGLSPDWWGLGCLVYEMTAGRSPFKRKGERLIGKEMERRIQEEEEEYGKIFSNETKDFCRLLLTKDPRDRLGCQGSGVYGIKSHPFFRTINFRRLEAGVIEPPFKPDPRAVYCQDVQDIDEFSTVKGVILGRADNDFYIKFNTGSVAIPWQTEMIEMGCFKELNVFEPQGSRPPDLDWTQTPAPVSPKRSLLDRLFRRHHSEESGSRRYKSDSNTMDSASLLSTTI; the protein is encoded by the exons ATGGAGATAGATAGTATGGTGGCGAACAGCGCACTCATCAGAGCCAGAGGAG gTGGAGGGGGAAAAGGCAGGAGTTGGAAATGGAAAGACATGCTGCGCTTCCCTCACATCAGCCAGTGTATGGAGCTGGCAAAAACCCtcg agcgAGACTACTACAGTCTGTGTGTGAAGCAGCCTATCGGCAGACAACTATTCCGTCTCTTCTGTCAGAGCAAACCTGAGCTGCGGCACTGCAACTCCCTATTGGACAAAATG GGGGAGTATGAGGTGAAGTcagatgaggagaagaggagtttTGGCATGCAAATCATTAACAAGTTCCTCAGTAGACAG GTAGTAGAGCGCTATGGTGAGAGGTGTAGGGAGAGTCTGGAGGAGCAGCACAGTAGAGAAGTCTTCATTGACTGcacaga TGACCTCCATGAGTACCTGAGCGGTGCCCCCTTCCTTCAGTACCAGCAGAGCATGTACTTTGACCGTTTCCTGCAGTGGAAGATGGTAGAGAG ACAGCCTGTTACCAAACACATCTTCAGACAGTACAGGTTGCTTGGCAAGGGAGGCTTCGGGGAG gTGTGGGCATTCCAGGCACGTGCCTCTGGGAAGATGTATGCATGTAAGAAGCTGGAGAAGACTCATGtgaagaaggggaaaggagaggccATGGCCCTCAATGAGAAACAGATACTAGAGACACTTAACAGCAGATTTGTG gtcaGTCTGGCGTATGCGTATGAAACcaaacagtctctctgtctggtgctgACCATAATGAACGGAGGAGACCTGCGGTTCCACATCTATAACATGGGTACTTCAGGCCTGGAGCAGGACAGGGTTCAGTTCTATGCTGCTGAGGTCTGCTGTggtctccaccacctccaccagaTGAACATTGTCTACAG GGATCTAAAACCAGAGAACATCCTTCTGGATGACAACG GGCACATCCGTATCTCAGACCTGGGCCTGGCGGTGACACTATCTGAGGGGAATCTGGTACGAGGCAGGGTGGGCACCCTGGGCTACATGG CTCCAGAGGTGATTGGCAACGACTACTACGGGTTGAGCCCTGATTGGTGGGGCCTGGGCTGCCTTGTGTACGAAATGACGGCAGGACGATCCCCATTCAAGAGAAAGGGGGAGCGATTGATaggaaaggagatggagagaaggatacaggaggaggaggaggagtacggAAAGATATTTAGCAACGAGACGAAAGACTTCTGTCGCTTG CTGTTGACTAAAGACCCGAGAGATAGGCTGGGGTGTCAGGGGAGTGGGGTGTATGGGATTAAGTCCCATCCCTTCTTCAGAACcatcaacttcaggaggctggaGGCCGGAGTCATTGAGCCACCCTTCAAACCGGAT CCCAGAGCAGTGTACTGCCAGGATGTTCAGGACATTGATGAGTTctccacagtaaaaggagtcATTTTGGGGAGGGCAGACAACGACTTCTACATCAAGTTTAACACAGGCTCAGTGGCCATACCCTGGCAGACAGAG ATGATAGAGATGGGTTGTTTCAAGGAGCTGAATGTGTTCGAGCCTCAGGGTTCCAGACCCCCTGACCTGGACTGGACCCAGACCCCTGCCCCAGTGAGCCCCAAACGCAGCCTGCTGGACCGCTTATTCCGCAGACAT CATTCAGAGGAGTCAGGCAGCAGAAGATACAAGTCAGACAGCAACACCATGGACTCAGCTAGCCTGCTCAGCACTACAATCTAG